Proteins from a genomic interval of Kaistia defluvii:
- a CDS encoding FAD-dependent oxidoreductase has product MSPLSIGIVGAGPAGCFAAQALSKDFMDAEITILDRLPVPFGLLRYGVAADHQGTKAVQHQFERLFSRPNVEFVGGLDYGRDVDLDRLRSIFDVVVLATGAPDDRRLGVEGETLEGVIGAGRLTRALNSHPEAGAELPVVLPRVGIVGSGNVAADLLRLLSKTSVEWDGSDMDDALLHQILPRPVTEVHLISRSDAVEARWDAAMLRELASLKRPRFQVLTGSIGSRGSPEADALRELVAARSEPTDLSINLHFACVVEQVLGRDRVEGIRIRSHTGLRKDLPVDTVLTAIGFEPRPVETVPPRVYRTGWLRTGPQGTIPAQRTLSKQLALEIARDLRSGLIQPGRPGCAALPAGRTTNFAGWRRIDAYERAQAVEQRVRLKISDIETLYAVGQDANLAVAPARGTSK; this is encoded by the coding sequence GTGAGCCCGCTCTCTATCGGCATCGTCGGCGCCGGTCCGGCCGGCTGCTTCGCCGCGCAGGCCCTGAGCAAGGACTTCATGGACGCGGAGATAACCATTCTTGATCGTCTGCCGGTTCCCTTCGGGTTGCTGCGCTATGGGGTCGCCGCCGATCATCAGGGTACCAAGGCCGTGCAGCATCAATTCGAGCGGCTCTTTTCCCGTCCCAATGTCGAGTTCGTCGGAGGGTTGGACTATGGCCGCGATGTGGATCTCGATCGGCTCCGGTCCATATTCGATGTCGTTGTTCTCGCGACCGGCGCACCCGACGATCGCCGGCTTGGCGTGGAAGGCGAAACGCTCGAAGGCGTGATCGGCGCTGGTCGCCTGACCCGCGCCTTGAACTCCCATCCGGAAGCCGGGGCGGAACTGCCGGTGGTTCTGCCGCGCGTCGGGATCGTGGGATCCGGCAACGTGGCCGCCGATCTGCTGCGGCTTCTGTCCAAGACGTCAGTCGAATGGGACGGGTCCGACATGGACGACGCGCTCTTGCACCAAATCCTTCCGCGCCCCGTCACGGAGGTTCATCTGATATCCCGTTCCGACGCAGTGGAGGCGCGCTGGGATGCGGCGATGCTGCGGGAACTCGCCAGCCTGAAGCGACCTCGTTTTCAGGTGCTGACCGGATCGATCGGGTCTCGGGGATCACCAGAAGCGGATGCGCTGCGCGAGCTTGTCGCGGCCCGGTCCGAGCCAACGGACCTCAGCATCAACCTCCATTTCGCCTGTGTCGTCGAACAGGTCCTCGGGCGAGACAGGGTCGAAGGAATTCGCATCCGCAGCCACACGGGCCTGCGCAAGGATCTTCCCGTCGATACGGTGTTGACCGCGATCGGCTTCGAGCCTCGGCCTGTCGAGACGGTTCCGCCGCGCGTGTATCGGACGGGCTGGTTGAGGACGGGGCCGCAAGGGACGATCCCGGCGCAGAGAACCTTGTCGAAACAACTGGCCCTGGAAATTGCCAGGGATCTGCGTTCCGGGCTGATCCAGCCTGGTCGCCCGGGATGCGCGGCCTTGCCGGCGGGACGCACGACCAACTTCGCCGGTTGGCGCCGGATCGACGCGTACGAACGCGCTCAGGCTGTCGAGCAGCGCGTCCGGCTGAAGATCTCCGATATCGAGACACTCTACGCGGTTGGCCAGGACGCCAACTTGGCCGTCGCGCCTGCCAGGGGAACGTCCAAATGA
- a CDS encoding AraC family transcriptional regulator, with protein MPFLSSPSRNPDWTEPDDVPRRLVTYGIASEAFGDFELAPHSHAKSQLIMVQSGALSCETENGLWIVPPRSAIWIPGGTLHTVKVTGALEGYGAFVAPEADAPLPTACCTVAVTPLLRELLIRAAHLPLLYEEGGAGSRLVAVLLDELAEAQVEDLHLPMPANLRLRRVIDRMMAMPAERGTLETWADRAGMSTRTFERQFRREVGMSFGRWRQQLVVVLAVRWLAGGASIQQVSSDLGYQNVPTFVTMFRKALGISPGRYMAERYPAKDAMRTRQISAGLG; from the coding sequence ATGCCTTTCTTGAGCAGCCCTTCGCGGAATCCGGATTGGACCGAACCAGACGATGTTCCGCGTCGGTTGGTCACCTATGGCATCGCCTCCGAGGCGTTCGGTGACTTCGAGTTGGCCCCGCATTCCCACGCCAAGAGCCAGCTCATCATGGTCCAAAGCGGCGCATTGAGTTGCGAGACGGAAAACGGCTTATGGATCGTCCCTCCCCGCAGCGCGATCTGGATTCCGGGCGGCACGCTCCACACCGTCAAGGTTACAGGCGCATTGGAGGGCTACGGCGCGTTCGTCGCGCCTGAAGCGGATGCGCCGTTGCCGACGGCCTGCTGCACGGTTGCCGTCACGCCGCTGTTGCGAGAACTCCTGATCCGCGCCGCGCATCTGCCGCTGCTCTACGAGGAAGGCGGCGCCGGGTCTCGGCTCGTCGCCGTGCTTCTCGACGAACTGGCCGAAGCCCAGGTCGAAGACCTGCACCTGCCCATGCCGGCCAATCTCCGCCTTCGGCGGGTTATCGACCGCATGATGGCAATGCCGGCCGAGCGCGGCACGCTGGAGACATGGGCGGATCGCGCCGGCATGAGCACCAGGACTTTCGAGCGGCAGTTCCGTCGCGAGGTGGGTATGAGTTTCGGGCGATGGCGCCAGCAGCTCGTAGTGGTCCTGGCGGTCCGATGGCTTGCCGGCGGCGCCTCGATCCAACAGGTCTCATCGGACCTCGGCTATCAGAACGTGCCGACATTCGTGACCATGTTTCGCAAGGCGCTCGGAATCTCCCCCGGCCGCTACATGGCGGAACGTTACCCGGCGAAGGATGCCATGCGCACACGCCAGATATCGGCGGGACTTGGCTGA
- a CDS encoding ABC transporter permease, translated as MSAVLSSTASRSSRGGFDARRFLVRYGLFFLLIALVAAFSWMRPSFASAANINDILRTASISAIMFLGLTWIIAAGEIDVSFMSVAALGTMIVAGLIQMGAGWPLASAVAVFFGLVFGCLNGLLVAVMRLPALVITIATGGLAGSIAAAIGKGTSIPFNSVGFVGLVLNANVGIVPVLAILVIALYGIALVLQDRTTFGHYIYAMEQNRNAVVEAGVPAGRLLFLLYGLSGVLSAVAGVLLAADLSSGQPYIGASYFIDGLTAVLLGGMALKMGKPNVTGTLVSVLLLASLLSGAALLGWTDSQRQIVRAALLITGVALVVWTRRKTRAHL; from the coding sequence ATGAGCGCCGTTCTATCCTCGACCGCGTCCCGGTCGTCGCGAGGCGGATTTGATGCGCGTCGCTTCCTGGTTCGCTACGGTCTGTTCTTCCTGCTGATCGCGCTGGTCGCGGCCTTTTCCTGGATGCGTCCGAGCTTTGCCAGCGCCGCCAACATCAACGACATCCTGCGAACGGCCTCGATCTCGGCGATCATGTTCCTGGGCCTCACCTGGATCATCGCCGCCGGCGAGATCGACGTCTCGTTCATGTCGGTGGCGGCGCTCGGCACGATGATCGTCGCGGGGCTAATCCAGATGGGAGCCGGTTGGCCACTTGCATCGGCGGTGGCGGTGTTCTTCGGTCTCGTCTTCGGTTGCCTGAACGGCTTGCTCGTCGCCGTCATGCGGCTTCCGGCTCTGGTCATCACCATCGCTACCGGTGGGCTCGCTGGCTCGATCGCCGCAGCGATCGGCAAGGGAACGTCGATTCCGTTCAACTCGGTCGGCTTCGTGGGCCTTGTCCTGAATGCCAATGTCGGCATCGTGCCGGTGCTGGCAATCCTCGTCATCGCTCTCTACGGGATCGCCCTGGTGCTTCAGGACCGCACGACCTTCGGCCATTACATCTATGCGATGGAGCAGAACCGCAACGCGGTGGTCGAGGCGGGTGTTCCGGCCGGTCGCCTGCTGTTTCTTCTCTATGGTCTCTCCGGCGTTCTGTCCGCGGTCGCCGGCGTTCTTCTCGCCGCCGACCTCTCCTCCGGCCAGCCCTATATCGGCGCGTCCTATTTCATCGACGGGCTGACGGCGGTGCTTCTGGGCGGCATGGCGCTCAAGATGGGCAAGCCCAACGTCACGGGTACCCTCGTCAGCGTGTTGCTGCTGGCGTCGCTTCTCAGCGGCGCAGCGCTGCTCGGCTGGACGGATTCGCAGCGTCAGATCGTGCGGGCAGCCCTCCTGATCACGGGCGTCGCACTTGTCGTCTGGACCCGCCGCAAGACCCGCGCCCACCTCTGA
- a CDS encoding ABC transporter permease, producing the protein MKTLAKNPIFLRILAFVVLLAVVAAIFQSLTPAYLSGNNIHALLRHMAVQGLAALGLTFVIVVRQFDLSFPGVASLGAMTLGWLIASKFGVGLGIGGAVAVGLFCGLVNGIAVAYLRLPDIVATIATGGVAVGLSYFYSNGASISKNFFMSGILDLNDAKYFGLDAPVAILALTAAIAALVLHGSRFGRAFYATGENRVSAVYSGIRVKAYVLAAFAICGALSCLAITLLVASSGAANVTAGSQLLMPAYAAVYLGAALFGAASVPATIAGTLLMSAMLNGFTLMAVPYFYSDAIVSTVLIVAIAAFDPKLSAALKRVRTSRSRKAPTSTSLLEVRS; encoded by the coding sequence ATGAAAACGCTCGCAAAAAATCCGATCTTCCTTCGCATCCTCGCCTTCGTCGTCCTGCTGGCCGTGGTGGCGGCGATATTCCAGAGCCTGACGCCGGCCTATCTCTCCGGCAACAACATCCACGCTTTGCTGCGCCATATGGCGGTGCAGGGACTAGCTGCGCTCGGGCTGACCTTCGTGATCGTCGTGCGCCAGTTCGACTTGTCCTTTCCTGGCGTCGCCTCGCTCGGAGCCATGACGCTGGGATGGCTGATCGCCAGCAAGTTCGGCGTCGGCCTCGGCATCGGCGGAGCGGTCGCGGTCGGTCTTTTCTGCGGCCTCGTGAACGGAATCGCGGTCGCATATCTGCGCCTGCCCGACATCGTTGCCACCATCGCCACCGGCGGCGTCGCGGTCGGCCTGTCCTATTTCTATTCGAATGGCGCCTCGATCTCGAAAAACTTCTTCATGTCGGGAATTCTCGACCTGAACGATGCCAAGTATTTCGGCCTCGACGCGCCGGTGGCGATCCTGGCGCTGACGGCGGCCATCGCGGCGCTGGTGCTGCATGGTTCGCGCTTCGGCCGCGCCTTTTACGCGACGGGCGAGAACCGGGTTTCAGCCGTCTATTCCGGTATCCGGGTGAAGGCCTATGTGCTGGCCGCCTTCGCGATCTGCGGCGCGCTGTCCTGCCTTGCCATCACGCTGCTGGTCGCTTCGTCGGGGGCGGCCAATGTCACCGCCGGCAGCCAGTTGCTGATGCCGGCCTATGCCGCCGTCTATCTGGGCGCTGCGCTCTTTGGCGCAGCCTCGGTGCCGGCTACCATAGCCGGCACGCTGCTGATGTCGGCGATGCTGAACGGCTTCACCTTGATGGCTGTGCCGTACTTTTACTCAGACGCGATCGTTTCGACCGTGTTGATCGTGGCCATCGCTGCCTTTGATCCCAAGTTGAGCGCGGCTCTGAAGCGCGTGCGCACGAGCCGCTCGCGGAAAGCCCCGACATCCACATCCTTGCTTGAGGTGCGGTCATGA
- a CDS encoding sugar ABC transporter ATP-binding protein, with protein MLGIHKRFGPVKALNGVDFELEAGEIHALLGVNGAGKSTLIKILSGVYTHDEGTIEIDGQPVELGSPRAAIEAGVATVQQHPELVPDCTGVENIFLGHEGRKPGLFARIDRTAMRAAARDLLQRFPIEIDLEARIGEMPAVDREIVAILHALRNEKARILILDEPTSTLTEREKASLFQLMRSLRTAGIAIIYITHRLEEVFEIADRFTVFRGGRNVATFTSQEATKRGVSIPELLLDEKAGDLFPERDGKAEGEVLLEARGLGRSGLFTGVDFELRRGEILGIFGLVGSGVDELSKTLFGAIRPDEGTMRVKGRAVRFRGPHEALKAGIFLVPGDRRTEGLAMTQDVVFNTTVAHLGRASRLGGLLKFGRNRRDTEALARDVDLQPFELDRPVSAFSGGNQQKIVIAKGLFRASDIYIFVEPTVGVDIGARAKLYALMRELSRRAGVIVMSSDCDEVHGLADRAMALYKGRPVDAGGWNVSRDQLLSAGIMGARAA; from the coding sequence ATGTTGGGCATCCATAAACGCTTCGGGCCGGTGAAGGCACTGAACGGAGTGGATTTCGAACTGGAGGCCGGCGAGATCCACGCGCTTCTCGGCGTCAATGGTGCCGGCAAATCGACTCTGATCAAGATCCTGTCGGGCGTTTACACGCATGACGAGGGCACGATCGAGATCGATGGCCAGCCGGTCGAACTCGGATCGCCGCGCGCCGCCATCGAAGCGGGCGTCGCTACCGTCCAGCAGCATCCCGAGCTGGTCCCCGACTGCACCGGTGTCGAGAACATCTTTCTCGGGCATGAGGGTCGAAAGCCCGGTCTTTTCGCCCGCATCGATCGCACCGCCATGCGCGCTGCGGCGCGCGATCTGCTCCAGCGCTTCCCGATCGAGATCGACCTTGAAGCGCGCATCGGTGAGATGCCGGCGGTGGATCGCGAAATTGTCGCGATCCTGCACGCGCTGCGCAACGAGAAGGCCCGCATCCTCATTCTCGACGAACCAACCTCGACGCTGACCGAGCGCGAGAAGGCGTCGCTATTTCAACTGATGCGCTCCCTGCGCACCGCCGGCATCGCCATCATCTACATCACCCATCGGCTGGAGGAGGTTTTCGAGATCGCCGACCGCTTCACCGTTTTTCGAGGCGGGCGCAACGTTGCGACCTTCACCTCGCAGGAAGCGACCAAACGCGGCGTTTCGATTCCGGAACTGCTGCTCGACGAAAAGGCCGGCGACCTGTTCCCGGAGCGCGATGGCAAAGCGGAGGGCGAGGTGCTTCTGGAGGCCCGTGGACTCGGTCGCAGCGGACTGTTCACCGGCGTCGATTTCGAGCTGCGGCGCGGCGAGATCCTCGGCATCTTTGGTCTCGTCGGCTCGGGCGTCGATGAGCTTTCCAAGACTCTCTTCGGTGCGATCCGTCCTGATGAAGGGACGATGCGGGTCAAGGGCAGGGCGGTTCGCTTTCGCGGTCCCCATGAGGCCTTGAAGGCCGGCATCTTCCTGGTGCCGGGTGACCGCCGCACCGAGGGGCTGGCGATGACGCAGGACGTGGTTTTCAACACGACCGTCGCCCATCTCGGCCGCGCCTCTCGTCTGGGTGGTCTGCTGAAATTCGGCCGCAACCGCCGTGACACGGAAGCCCTGGCGCGCGATGTGGACCTGCAGCCCTTCGAGCTCGACCGGCCGGTCAGCGCCTTTTCCGGCGGCAACCAGCAGAAGATCGTCATCGCCAAGGGCCTGTTCCGCGCGTCTGACATCTACATCTTCGTAGAGCCGACGGTCGGCGTCGACATCGGCGCGCGGGCCAAGCTCTATGCGCTCATGCGCGAGCTTTCGCGCCGGGCCGGCGTCATTGTCATGTCGTCCGATTGCGACGAGGTGCATGGCCTCGCTGACCGCGCGATGGCGCTCTACAAGGGCCGCCCCGTCGACGCCGGCGGCTGGAATGTCAGTCGCGATCAACTCCTCTCCGCCGGTATTATGGGAGCGCGCGCTGCATGA
- a CDS encoding sugar ABC transporter substrate-binding protein, with product MTTFEEDNSPQAARLRLSRRGFLSGAAALTVAAALARPGRAYAQDAQFCASLGWTVWESGRHIVSGYQDAISRLGGTLTIADANYDVKKQADQIAAFVASKPAAIFITPADAAAIAPAVQAAVASGVPIFCGDSYVPNTTVTSTAMSNNFGLGAYGAQYIVDRLKGKGKVALVSLPSNESWDQRTLGAKSVFVRYPDIQVVYEIAFALGGTTTPRQVVDNILTANAELDAIWCAWDGAASEGTLAIKAAGRDTFITGIDGGQQSFEYIQAGSPFALTMAQSFYEMAFMNAFYAHEVIAGRKAPRFVITPSYAVTQESLADIEIPDNYDQPGEAAKLGWQRAL from the coding sequence ATGACGACATTCGAAGAAGACAACAGCCCGCAGGCTGCCCGCCTGCGCCTGTCTCGCCGCGGCTTCCTGAGCGGAGCCGCCGCCCTGACCGTCGCCGCGGCGCTCGCTCGTCCAGGCCGTGCCTATGCGCAGGATGCGCAGTTCTGCGCCTCGCTCGGCTGGACCGTCTGGGAATCCGGCCGCCATATCGTCAGCGGATATCAGGACGCGATCAGCCGCCTTGGCGGCACGCTGACCATCGCAGACGCCAATTATGACGTGAAGAAGCAGGCCGACCAGATTGCTGCCTTCGTGGCGTCGAAGCCGGCTGCGATCTTCATCACCCCGGCCGACGCGGCCGCGATTGCTCCGGCCGTGCAGGCTGCGGTTGCTTCCGGCGTGCCGATCTTCTGCGGCGACAGCTACGTGCCGAACACCACCGTCACCTCGACGGCGATGTCGAACAATTTCGGCCTCGGTGCTTATGGCGCGCAGTACATCGTCGATCGCCTGAAGGGCAAGGGCAAGGTCGCCCTCGTCAGTCTGCCGTCGAATGAATCGTGGGACCAGCGCACGCTGGGTGCCAAATCTGTCTTCGTCCGCTACCCGGACATCCAGGTCGTCTATGAGATCGCTTTCGCGCTCGGCGGTACGACGACGCCACGCCAGGTCGTTGACAACATCCTGACTGCCAACGCGGAACTGGACGCGATCTGGTGTGCCTGGGACGGCGCGGCCTCGGAGGGCACGCTCGCTATCAAGGCGGCCGGCCGCGACACCTTCATCACGGGCATCGACGGCGGCCAGCAGTCGTTCGAATACATCCAGGCGGGCTCGCCATTCGCGCTGACCATGGCGCAGAGCTTCTACGAGATGGCCTTCATGAACGCGTTCTACGCCCATGAGGTCATCGCCGGACGCAAGGCGCCGCGCTTCGTCATTACGCCGTCCTACGCGGTCACGCAGGAAAGCCTCGCCGACATCGAGATCCCGGACAACTACGATCAGCCCGGCGAAGCCGCCAAGCTCGGCTGGCAGCGCGCTCTCTGA
- a CDS encoding iron-containing alcohol dehydrogenase, whose translation MALITYLTRIEFDEGAVAKLPSILEGLKVARPLIVTDRGLVATGLVDRVLALFPTRPTVFQDTPANPTETAVLAAADLYREAGCDGIVGLGGGSSIDLAKAVRLLSGHEGPLAQYTAVEGGAAKIHGNICPMVAVPTTSGTGSEVGRAAVIITAEGRKLGIVSPHMLPSVALCDPELTYGLPPYLTAATGMDALSHCLETYMAPSINPPADAIAIDGLKRGMRSIRQAVADGSDRRARWEMMMCALEGAMAFQKGLGAVHALTHPLGAVRELNLHHGTLNAVLTPAVLRFNREVIGAKWDVLAEILGGEPDVVMVELSASIGLPPGLDALGVTEAMMERVAGEALKDHCHGTNPRIASREEYLDLLHQSR comes from the coding sequence ATGGCCCTGATTACCTATCTGACCCGTATCGAGTTCGACGAAGGCGCGGTGGCGAAGCTTCCGTCGATTCTGGAAGGGCTCAAGGTCGCGCGTCCGCTGATCGTCACCGATCGCGGGCTGGTCGCTACCGGGCTTGTAGACCGGGTTTTGGCGCTGTTTCCGACCCGTCCGACGGTCTTTCAGGACACGCCGGCCAACCCCACCGAAACGGCGGTACTTGCCGCTGCCGATCTCTATCGCGAAGCGGGTTGCGACGGCATTGTCGGCCTCGGCGGCGGATCGTCGATCGATCTCGCCAAGGCGGTGCGGCTGCTTTCCGGTCACGAGGGTCCGCTTGCGCAATATACCGCCGTCGAGGGCGGGGCTGCGAAGATCCACGGCAATATCTGTCCGATGGTGGCCGTGCCCACCACCTCGGGCACCGGCTCCGAGGTTGGCCGTGCCGCGGTCATCATCACCGCCGAGGGCCGCAAGCTCGGCATCGTCAGCCCGCACATGCTGCCTTCGGTGGCGCTCTGCGATCCCGAGCTGACCTATGGCCTGCCACCTTATCTGACGGCGGCGACCGGCATGGATGCTCTGTCGCACTGTCTCGAAACCTACATGGCCCCCTCGATCAATCCGCCGGCTGACGCCATCGCCATTGATGGTCTCAAGCGCGGCATGAGATCGATTCGCCAAGCCGTGGCCGACGGTTCCGACCGCCGCGCGCGCTGGGAAATGATGATGTGCGCGCTGGAAGGGGCGATGGCGTTCCAGAAGGGCCTCGGCGCGGTCCATGCGCTGACCCATCCGCTTGGCGCGGTGCGCGAGCTGAACCTGCATCACGGTACGCTCAACGCCGTGCTGACCCCCGCCGTACTGCGCTTCAACCGTGAAGTGATCGGCGCGAAGTGGGACGTGCTGGCGGAAATTCTCGGCGGCGAACCGGATGTCGTGATGGTGGAGCTTTCCGCCTCGATCGGCCTGCCGCCCGGACTTGATGCCTTGGGCGTTACCGAAGCGATGATGGAGCGCGTCGCCGGCGAGGCCCTCAAGGATCATTGCCACGGCACCAATCCGCGGATCGCCAGCCGCGAAGAATATCTCGATCTGCTGCACCAGTCGCGCTGA
- a CDS encoding GntR family transcriptional regulator: MSSPKIINDRPIQKAEQIYGLLREAIVRLAMVPGAAISEKELCAQFGVSRTPVREALKRLVDEDLVDVFPHSGTYVSKISYEVAEEGFVIRRALEIESIRRATQFVTDPQIARLDALIAEMRDILRRDALSDYIVVDDAFHSTIAEISRYPRMWKFINLVKAHLDRMRQLSAPVPGHLAEVTEQHAAIVRALERRNADQAELAMKIHLDASFAVMSAMYEDGKFFKPKGL; encoded by the coding sequence TTGAGTTCGCCAAAAATCATCAATGACCGGCCGATCCAAAAGGCCGAGCAGATATATGGGTTACTACGCGAAGCGATCGTTCGCCTTGCCATGGTTCCCGGCGCCGCGATCTCCGAAAAGGAGCTGTGCGCGCAGTTCGGCGTATCGCGGACGCCTGTGCGCGAAGCGCTGAAGCGGCTCGTCGATGAAGATCTCGTCGACGTGTTTCCGCATTCGGGAACCTATGTCAGCAAGATTTCCTACGAGGTGGCGGAAGAAGGCTTCGTCATCCGTCGAGCGCTGGAAATCGAGAGCATTCGCCGGGCGACGCAATTCGTCACCGATCCGCAGATCGCTCGCCTCGATGCGCTGATCGCCGAGATGCGCGACATTCTGCGGCGCGACGCGCTCAGCGATTACATCGTCGTCGACGACGCCTTTCACTCGACCATCGCGGAAATCAGCCGCTATCCGCGGATGTGGAAGTTCATCAATCTGGTCAAGGCGCATCTCGACCGCATGCGCCAACTGAGCGCGCCGGTGCCGGGCCATCTGGCCGAGGTAACGGAACAGCATGCTGCCATCGTCCGCGCCCTGGAGCGGCGAAATGCCGACCAGGCCGAGCTCGCGATGAAGATCCATCTCGATGCGTCCTTCGCCGTGATGAGCGCGATGTACGAAGACGGCAAATTCTTCAAGCCCAAGGGACTTTGA
- a CDS encoding GMC family oxidoreductase, which produces MSDLKDSYDIVIIGAGVGGGALANTLAAPGRNILMIERGTRLPREADNWSVDAVFHKRKYAAKEQWRDKNGSLFNPGTYYYVGGNSKFFGAATVRFRKEDFEDLQHEAGIAPAWPVSYAEFEPYYARAEKLMGTHGEAGIDPIEPPRSGPMPFPAIGHEPEIAFFEKKLREKGLHPFPLPIAIDYHPGGTCIRCKTCDGFACKIGAKGDAEVRLVNPALAKGGVTLVTETYVRRLITDPSGKRVVSVELEHEGQVRTIAGKIFISSAGAINSSALLLRSANAKHPNGLGNNTSDQLGRNYMAHNNTAMMAVSPFKKNRVTFQKSMAINDYYLANKERPYPLGNIQGLGKLQAGMLTANLRWIPEALMALFSERSVDWWLMSEDLPDPNNRVSVDPDGKIRVAYTENNLKSHGELVKVWTRHMRSLGYPIIITQKMDITVAMHQCGTARFGKDPATSVLDTNCKVWDVDNLYVVDASFLPSSTGFNPSLTIVAQALRTGEHLLKELGETVAATPQPADGRAAA; this is translated from the coding sequence ATGAGCGATCTCAAAGACAGCTACGACATCGTCATCATCGGTGCCGGTGTCGGCGGCGGCGCGCTTGCCAACACGCTGGCCGCGCCCGGCCGTAACATCCTGATGATCGAGCGCGGCACCCGGCTTCCTCGCGAGGCGGACAATTGGAGCGTCGACGCCGTCTTCCACAAGCGCAAATACGCCGCCAAGGAACAATGGCGCGACAAGAACGGCTCACTGTTCAACCCCGGCACCTATTACTATGTCGGCGGCAACTCGAAGTTCTTCGGCGCCGCCACCGTGCGATTCCGCAAGGAGGATTTCGAGGACCTGCAGCACGAAGCGGGCATCGCTCCCGCATGGCCGGTTTCCTATGCCGAATTCGAGCCGTACTACGCCCGTGCCGAAAAGCTGATGGGCACGCATGGCGAGGCCGGCATCGACCCGATCGAGCCACCCCGCAGCGGTCCCATGCCCTTCCCCGCTATCGGCCATGAACCTGAGATCGCCTTCTTCGAAAAGAAGCTGCGCGAGAAGGGACTGCATCCGTTCCCGCTGCCGATTGCCATCGACTATCACCCAGGTGGCACCTGCATCCGCTGCAAGACGTGCGACGGTTTTGCCTGCAAGATTGGCGCGAAGGGCGACGCCGAAGTCCGGCTGGTCAATCCGGCGCTCGCCAAGGGCGGCGTGACGCTCGTTACCGAAACCTATGTGCGGCGGCTGATCACCGACCCCAGCGGCAAGCGGGTCGTTTCCGTCGAGTTGGAGCATGAGGGCCAAGTCCGCACCATCGCGGGCAAGATTTTCATCTCGTCCGCCGGTGCGATCAACTCCTCGGCGCTGCTCCTGCGCTCGGCCAATGCGAAGCACCCGAACGGCCTCGGCAACAACACGTCCGACCAGCTCGGCCGCAACTACATGGCCCACAACAACACGGCGATGATGGCCGTTTCGCCGTTCAAGAAGAACCGCGTCACATTTCAGAAGTCGATGGCGATCAATGACTACTATCTCGCCAACAAGGAGCGCCCCTACCCGCTCGGCAACATCCAGGGGCTCGGCAAGCTGCAGGCCGGGATGCTGACGGCGAACCTGCGCTGGATACCCGAGGCACTCATGGCACTGTTTTCCGAACGCAGCGTCGACTGGTGGCTGATGTCGGAAGACCTGCCCGATCCCAACAACCGCGTCAGCGTCGATCCCGACGGCAAGATCCGCGTCGCCTATACCGAGAACAATCTGAAATCGCATGGGGAACTGGTGAAGGTCTGGACCCGCCACATGCGCTCGCTCGGCTATCCGATCATCATCACCCAGAAGATGGATATCACCGTGGCGATGCATCAATGCGGCACGGCCCGCTTTGGCAAGGACCCCGCCACCTCCGTGCTCGACACCAATTGCAAGGTCTGGGACGTCGACAATCTCTATGTCGTCGATGCTTCGTTCCTGCCGTCCTCGACCGGCTTCAACCCGTCGCTGACAATCGTGGCGCAGGCACTGCGCACCGGCGAACACCTCTTGAAGGAGCTCGGCGAAACGGTTGCCGCCACGCCTCAGCCCGCTGACGGAAGAGCCGCCGCATAG